The Pirellulales bacterium genome includes a window with the following:
- a CDS encoding DUF1559 domain-containing protein: protein MPRRAPIAACGASGEAIDEEFAADGLAARRSAFTLVELLVVIAIIGILIGLLLPAVQAAREAARRTGCLNHLKQLALAMQNYHTQFTRFPAGETHGGYWHCDWDGQIGMWMTCVLPFAEELPSYSMLDFRAHPQWTSQNNQTVMKKLFPIFLCPSDPYTGLTTPWGPPGDTNVARICHYFGVAGSSEFSAMPHPNGAVNYVGGVPYGHCNANDGIFFNDSSTRIRDIRDGTSKTAMFFESWGRIWADHVAPSNPPPGYPDFESSRGMNLHTVVYLDWTPNSNHTNPWKTNSFHRGGVHAAMADGSVRFVSDLIDLRIMKGLATIRGGETIDVTKF, encoded by the coding sequence GTGCCACGGCGTGCGCCGATCGCCGCGTGCGGCGCGTCCGGCGAGGCAATCGACGAAGAGTTCGCGGCGGACGGCCTCGCGGCGCGGCGGTCCGCCTTCACATTGGTCGAACTCCTGGTGGTGATCGCGATCATCGGGATTTTGATCGGTCTCTTGTTGCCGGCGGTGCAGGCGGCCCGGGAAGCGGCGCGGCGCACCGGGTGCCTGAACCACCTCAAGCAACTCGCGCTGGCCATGCAGAATTATCATACCCAATTCACGCGGTTCCCCGCCGGCGAGACGCATGGCGGCTACTGGCATTGTGACTGGGACGGCCAAATCGGGATGTGGATGACATGCGTGCTGCCGTTTGCCGAGGAGCTGCCCTCGTATAGCATGTTGGACTTCAGAGCCCATCCGCAATGGACGTCACAGAACAACCAGACCGTGATGAAAAAACTGTTCCCGATTTTCCTTTGTCCGAGCGATCCCTACACGGGTTTGACCACGCCGTGGGGACCGCCGGGCGACACCAACGTCGCCCGCATCTGTCATTATTTCGGCGTGGCCGGCTCCAGCGAATTCAGCGCGATGCCTCATCCCAACGGCGCCGTGAATTACGTCGGCGGGGTTCCCTATGGCCATTGCAACGCGAACGACGGCATCTTCTTCAACGACTCGAGCACACGGATCCGCGACATTCGCGACGGCACCAGCAAGACGGCGATGTTCTTCGAAAGCTGGGGGCGTATCTGGGCCGATCATGTCGCCCCGAGCAATCCCCCCCCGGGTTACCCCGACTTCGAATCGAGCCGCGGCATGAATTTGCACACCGTGGTGTATCTCGATTGGACGCCCAACAGCAACCACACCAATCCTTGGAAGACCAACAGCTTTCATCGCGGCGGCGTCCATGCGGCGATGGCCGACGGATCGGTTCGCTTCGTGTCGGACTTGATCGATCTGCGGATCATGAAGGGATTGGCCACGATTCGCGGCGGCGAAACGATCGATGTCACGAAGTTCTGA
- a CDS encoding DinB family protein yields the protein MNEPSLSPKQIAFYDLDRELDATRPVLERLPEDRYDWKPHEKSMSLGQLALHVADLPDWTRVAIAQDELDAANAPRPPAVLKDRQELLGRFDRNVAALREAVARFDAATLNQPWTMRNGEQVMVTRPRALVYRVWCVNHLIHHRAQLCLYLRLLNVAVPTVYFNTADDPTWVFA from the coding sequence ATGAATGAGCCGTCATTGTCACCGAAGCAAATCGCATTCTACGATCTCGATCGCGAGCTGGATGCAACTCGGCCTGTGCTGGAGCGGCTACCGGAGGACCGCTACGATTGGAAGCCGCACGAAAAGTCGATGAGCCTGGGCCAACTCGCGCTGCATGTTGCGGACCTGCCCGACTGGACGCGCGTCGCGATCGCCCAAGACGAACTCGACGCCGCCAACGCCCCGCGACCGCCCGCGGTGTTGAAGGATCGCCAGGAATTGCTGGGGCGGTTCGATCGGAACGTTGCCGCGCTGCGCGAGGCGGTGGCGCGGTTTGACGCGGCGACGCTCAATCAACCCTGGACGATGCGCAACGGCGAGCAGGTGATGGTGACTCGCCCGCGGGCGTTGGTCTACCGTGTCTGGTGCGTGAACCATTTGATTCACCATCGCGCCCAGCTCTGCCTCTATCTGCGGCTGCTCAACGTCGCCGTGCCGACCGTGTATTTCAACACGGCGGACGATCCGACTTGGGTGTTTGCGTGA
- a CDS encoding tetratricopeptide repeat protein, producing MNTMKTSNRGCSNCGRNRLSVFDRRTRQWIKVCLLTTTALSLVNSSRLAIGFDKAADAMRSGYVAFKNKDFDLAIKCYTEAIQLDPIDSAAFSERGLSNLEKGYYEKAFADETEAIRLDPNNANAYSARGSVYQDKGNLDKAIADESEAIRLNQKNAFAYCNRGMAYAHQGKFDKAIADETEAIRLDPHNAAAYSARGAAHESMNEYDEAIVDHTEVIRLEPNNARAYNIRGFAYHRNAELAKTNIRL from the coding sequence ATGAACACGATGAAAACGTCAAACCGCGGCTGCTCGAATTGCGGACGAAATCGACTGTCGGTTTTCGACAGACGAACGCGCCAATGGATTAAGGTCTGCCTTCTCACAACAACGGCCCTTTCGCTCGTGAACTCCTCACGTCTTGCAATAGGGTTTGACAAGGCCGCAGACGCGATGCGCAGCGGATATGTTGCTTTCAAGAATAAAGATTTCGATCTGGCCATCAAATGCTACACCGAAGCGATCCAACTCGACCCTATTGACTCGGCGGCGTTCTCGGAGCGGGGATTGTCGAATCTCGAGAAGGGCTACTACGAAAAGGCATTCGCGGATGAAACGGAAGCCATCCGACTTGACCCTAATAATGCCAACGCGTACTCCGCGCGGGGTTCTGTGTATCAGGACAAGGGCAACTTAGATAAGGCCATTGCCGACGAATCTGAGGCGATCCGACTCAACCAAAAGAATGCCTTTGCTTACTGCAACCGAGGTATGGCGTATGCGCATCAGGGCAAATTCGACAAAGCGATCGCTGACGAAACTGAGGCGATCCGGCTCGACCCCCATAACGCGGCGGCGTATTCCGCGCGGGGAGCCGCTCACGAGTCGATGAACGAATACGACGAAGCCATCGTCGATCATACGGAGGTGATCCGGCTCGAACCTAATAACGCGCGGGCTTACAACATCCGGGGTTTCGCGTACCATCGCAACGCGGAGCTAGCTAAGACGAATATCAGATTATGA
- a CDS encoding isoprenylcysteine carboxylmethyltransferase family protein, which translates to MTVVILVLRLLAEAGALSAPLLVSLSRRRATQPEAVMIHSTDGPIQSTSRAPLISNLLAILAFFCCLWGPFELPGLSESANISLAALGLAVVIAGMVIMLRARAALGDSWSFAPKASHGTGLATSGLYGHVRHPIYLGMALLFFGTAVAFANWLSILFALLLIVPTLVWRALVEERLLVHVFGDQYVAYRRQTKMFVPYLL; encoded by the coding sequence ATGACCGTCGTCATTCTGGTCCTTCGACTCCTCGCCGAAGCCGGCGCACTTTCCGCGCCGCTCCTCGTCTCGCTCTCGCGTCGTCGGGCCACGCAGCCGGAAGCTGTGATGATTCACTCTACTGACGGTCCGATTCAGTCGACCAGCCGGGCCCCGCTCATTTCCAACTTGCTGGCGATCCTGGCATTTTTCTGCTGTCTCTGGGGCCCATTCGAGCTGCCGGGTTTGTCGGAGAGTGCCAACATCAGCCTGGCGGCGCTCGGTCTCGCTGTCGTGATTGCCGGCATGGTAATCATGTTGCGGGCGAGAGCCGCTCTGGGGGACTCTTGGAGTTTCGCCCCAAAGGCCAGCCACGGCACAGGGTTGGCAACGTCCGGTCTCTACGGCCATGTGCGGCACCCCATTTATCTGGGCATGGCGCTCTTGTTTTTCGGGACCGCCGTTGCCTTTGCCAACTGGTTGTCGATCCTATTCGCTCTGCTGCTGATCGTACCGACGCTCGTGTGGCGCGCGCTAGTCGAAGAACGATTGCTAGTGCACGTTTTTGGCGATCAGTACGTTGCCTACCGCCGCCAGACGAAGATGTTCGTTCCTTATCTATTGTGA
- a CDS encoding type II toxin-antitoxin system HicA family toxin produces the protein MKLPRDLSASDLIKALTRYGYTVTRQRGSHIRLTTQVGGEHHVTIPNHDPLRVGTLGSILSDVAAHRGVDRAIVVNELFGSGA, from the coding sequence GTGAAGCTGCCTCGCGACCTATCGGCGTCGGACCTGATCAAAGCGCTGACCCGCTACGGGTACACGGTCACACGGCAGCGCGGTTCCCACATCCGATTGACAACGCAAGTCGGCGGGGAACATCATGTCACTATCCCCAACCACGATCCGTTGCGCGTCGGCACACTCGGTTCAATTCTGTCGGACGTGGCGGCGCATCGAGGAGTCGATCGCGCCATTGTCGTGAATGAACTCTTCGGATCTGGTGCGTAA